In the Ictalurus furcatus strain D&B chromosome 13, Billie_1.0, whole genome shotgun sequence genome, CTTAGGTTTAATTTCTCAGTATCGTTTCCATGCCTGCTGAGGACAGATTCTGCTCATATTTTTTATCCAGAATTTCCTGTTCAGATATTAGTATAGGCCAGTTATTAACTattgtaaaatgtcatttaaatatttattgaattttaacattaataacacaTCCAAGACATGACGATATGTTAGAATTTCTGCTTAATGCAGAATttctgcagaaatgttcagcagaaatgtccagcagaaatgtccagcagaaatgttcagcagaaatgttcagcagaaatgtgtagttcagcagaaatgtttagttcagcagaaatgtttagttcagcagaaatgtccagcagaaatgtttagttcagcagaaatgttcaccagaaatgtttagttcagcaatgttcagcagaaatgtacagcagaaatgttcaataaaaatgaaactggaaaaaaagagaatttcTGCttaaaaccagaaaaaaaaatccagacaaaacagaaaattTCCACAGAAATGACACAATGTATGAAGCCTAAAATATGTATGTCCTGAGACGAAGAGCCACAAAATTTGACATATAAATGATGCGCTTTTATATGAAGTTATTACAGTGGAGTTTCTTTTGCCCTCCAAGTCGATGCTTTTCACATTTGTGTAGTTTTGTCCTCATGCAAAGGACCAAAAACATTGAGAATTTTACAACAGTATATGTGAAGAACAGATGTTACCGTGTGTGGTTGTTTCCTTAGTGTATTTGCCAATACTCTTGTATAGTAAATAAATGGATTTGGGACACTAAGAGAATAAAGAAGGACACATGAGAATCAGGAACTGCTAACCATGTTTTATACAGAGCTAAGCTCTTTTTCCTGTCCATCTGTTTTACTTGTTATTTGAATGCACAAGCATGTAATGCAGGTGCTGCTGAACAAACACAAATTTGCTACAAGCTAAACATTCGAATTTGCGCATTGATCTCAAAATTAATTGGAATGTGTATAGCCCAAATAATAGTACCGAGGATCcaggaaccaataaatctgttTTAGGAAAAGCAATCACAGTATCACACAGGGGCAGAACACTCAGGAGAATCTTCAAAGCCAAATACTCTCATCTAGGCTGCTTTCATCAATCCAGTTTGGCAATATATTGAATTACTCAGGTCTCATATCTTAGCCATGAAAGTGGCCCCCATGAGACCATCCAGTCCATTGCCAACATTAGTCATCTAAGAATTACCTCACTCAGTGTGTATCTCTTACCGGAACTGACAGACCATATTACTTTATATTCCCGTGATACTGCAGACACTGTCCACCTCAAACATGGAACTGTGTTTAAACAGAGTAGATGATTTTGGGGATTAAATAGTAAGGAATTGTATAGCAAAGTACTGTAGAGACTTCGAGTGAGAAAGTGGTTAGAGGCATTGCATTTCTGCAGTTTATACCTTCATTTACATCGTCATTGTTAACaacttttgtgatttttgtcgACGTTAACTGGGTAGCTTTTTCTTATGAAGGCCGCTGTTGTGTAATTGTTATGTAATTACACAATTACCCAattattgttttttcttcaggGCTGGTTTAAAGCAGAATAGGCTATCAATAAATGCTAATTCTTTATCAGGTAGTTTATACTTTTCTCGACCCAACTTCATTGGCTATGGCGGTGTATGGCTGTGGCTATGGCGGTGTATGGCTGTGGTTTTGGAATCATGTAACAATATCAGTCTTAAATTTCATACTGAGCATATCAAAGATATGCCTCCAGAGTGGTTTTCATTTCCATATCTGACATGTGAGTGATGGTGGAATATCAGTGAAGAAGGTAAACCAATTTCCTCATCCAACAGAGATTTGTTCTACAGTCTGATATGTCAGTCCATAAGACAGGCATCATGTGTAGCAGGGCAGACGAAGAATTCTGATCACGATATCTTCTGTTTTATCCAGTAAAGCTTCATTTCCAGTAGAGAAACACAAGCACTGCTTTGGGACTAAATGGCATATTGTTATGCGATAAGCATGTTGGACAACTCAACAACATTATCTTGTGTAATGAACAAATGTCCTCTAATTAAGATTGGATAAATCCTCTGAAACAAACTAAAAGAGATTAGATCAAATGTAATTTCCATGGGTCAGATATAAACCTTTAGTGAATGTTAAACTTTGTTACATTAAATGCCCACTTTCCCTCTATTGTTAAGAGGTGGATGGAGAGAATAGCAGGAAATCCCACATTACCTCACTTATTAGTTCTTCTTCCAAATTTGTGTTTGTTATGTAATGAAAAATTGAGAAAATGTTCTTAAATCACCTGTATCAACCACACAAAGCACCATGACAGTCCAGACTGCCAGTACTGCATTATTTCTAATAATATCCAACAATGTTAAATACAATTGAGCATTTCCATGTGTAAAGCtgcataatagtaataaaagtaatacTTGTTAACTTTATATAACACTAAATATGAGCACATGAATATACGaaggtgtgtgggtgggtgtgtaaaGTGTGGCACAAGCAAAATTGTTTCCGCCTCATTTGGCCATGACCCGCTGTGCTTCCTTAGTTACGGTAATTTACTGGCTCATAGTGTCCACACTATACTAGACAATGCTGCCACTTCCAACCTTCCCAACCACCCTGACGTTTCAGTTACTGTCATCTGACACTTTGTGGAAAACATGCTTACTATTGAGCTTAAAATGTGACAGGTAATTACTTCACTGCAAAGTGAACGTTATTGTTCGAGGAACTGTTTTGCCTTATCTTGGTTTTCTCTCATTTTAAtggcttttcttctttctttcaataGTACCTGAAGATCTCTCTCTAGCAGAAAGAGATGAACTGTCCAACATTCGACGAAGGAAAAAAGAATTACTTGATGACATTGAAGTATGcgtgatttaaaaaacacaagttACATGACTTGATAAAGAAGTCTTTAAAGAAGCTCAGGTTCCATAAAGGCTCACTTTCTTCTTTGTCTTGCAGCGGTTAAAGTTTGAGATTGCTGAAGTGATGACAGAGATTGAACATTTAACATGCATGGGAGAGACGTACGTGCACCTAACCACCAGCTACCCACTTAACTGACTACTTGTGCTGCTAGGTTATTGTTTCTTTAAGACCTTTCATCCACAGAAATACTCAATTAAtagttatttaatgttattctttttttatatatatatatatatatagaaagacCAGTCAGCGGAATAAACAGATGGCTATTGGAAGAAAGAAATTCAATATGGATCCTAAAAAGGTATTGGATTAGGTGGTACCAATATGGCTTTTCATTAGATAAAGATGCTAAGACTTACATGTAACATTTTTAGGGTATCCGGTTTCTTTTGGATAATGACCTTTTGCAACACACACCTGAGGACATTGCACAGTTCCTATACAAAGGAGAGGGCTTGAATAAAACAGTCATCGGAGATTATTTAGGGGAAAGGTAAGTTGCCGCATTttatcaacaaaacatttttatctttctttaaaaaaaacccaacatgtTTACCTTTATACAATGTGTTATTCTTTGCTAGTTCTTGCTTTGCAACTTCCATATATTCGCATGTTTGTAAGGCATGTCCCTTACTGATACAGATTAAAAATATCCCCTGATAGTTTCAGCCCATAAACCCGATTCCCCTCATAACATATAGGGATGCATAATATGGTTCTTGtaccacacatcacacacatcacaccaaGACCAACAGAaaattgctttttaaatattggcacctctgTCTGGGGTGTCGTTGTTCCCCCgagtaccctgggataggctccaggctcccccatgaccctctGTAGGATAAACGGTGTGGAAAATTGATGACTGGATGGATGTGACGCAGTTATCTCCCAGTGGACGTTGGTTAACCTTCACCTTTTATAAAGGTTGAGACCACAGGTATTACAGATTAAAATGACAAGCTTCTATTATGGTTGCCAGATCTTGCCTCACAAGTACGGCTATTCAAATCTATCTAATATAGAAACAAATAATATTTTGCTGATATTTGGTTTAGATTTAGCTGCAGTTTGGGGTGAATTGTAGTCAAACCATTGCACTGGATTTAACTGCGAAGTGGGCAACCTAATCTAAATAGCCATCTCCTCTGTAAGTGCATGTGTGCTCTGTACAGACCCTAATTAGAATGAAATCCCGATACGTCCATGGCAGCGTGGTGTGTAAATCTTAAATATTGATACTGTGTGTGACCTACCCATCCCCCTATCCCACTCCCACTTCCATACAAGTATTTTACTGTGGATCCAGTATAACTGACTGTGATGGTACAGGTGGTACAGGTGGTACATGTGTACAGGTgggtaataaatgtaaaattataaaaaatatggTTTGTAAACAGTGATGAATGATTTACTTTTGGCAGTAAGTTGTATTTGCAAAGATTGCTTATCTGTTATCACTGAGGTTGAAGGTGCAATTTGGGTGCAAGGCAAGTCAGAGGGGTGTAATCAAGCTGCTGTAGATCAGTCAGTTAggttttatttatcacatactTGCTTTATTGTGCCTCTGTGGGTTCTGTATTTTTAGTTCTTTTATGGGCAGGATTATTGACAACCCCTTTCTTTCTCAAACGTTGCTTTGCTTTTGTcctgtatatgtgtataaatttCACCTATttcatgtttcacatatttgaTTCATTCAAACTGTGAATGTTTGAACATGAACTCGTAATGATTCTGCAGAATtatcattgatttatttattttttgtcctcAGAGATGATTTTAACATCAGCGTTCTGCAGGCCTTTGTGGAACTTCATGAGTTTGCGGACCTCAACCTAGTGCAAGCTTTACGGTGAGCAGCCTATTTTCTCCAGGCGTACTCAAAACGTAAACCGTTTCATAATGCTTGTAATTGCATCTCATATTGACTTCATGAAGTAAACCCAATTTGTGTATACAAAAGAAATATGTGATTGAAAACGTTCTGTTAAAGTAGATTTTGACAGAACATATACTATAGAATATGACTTGTTATTTTAGTCACATTTCTCATATTtcccagacaaaaaaaagatggcAAATATTTCAGCTGTAATCAACTGATATCttatttcctctctctgtcaGGCAGTTTCTCTGGAGCTTCAGACTCCCGGGTGAGGCTCAGAAGATTGATCGGATGATGGAAGCTTTCGCATCGCGATATTGCCAGTGCAACCCAGGCGTCTTCCAGTCCTCAGGTTAGAATCCCAATGGTGATTAACCTGAAAATAATTCTCCTTGCTCGACTCAGATTTGTTCAAATAATACATATGATCATCATTAAGAATAGAGCCTTCTTACAGTCATCTCACATGGGACATGAATCATTCTACTGCATTGTACACAAGCACTAGTTACATTCCCTCTTCTATAAGAATGAATTAGAGGAATCTCTAAAGAGTGAGGATCCTTTGAGAAAAGAACCCTCTGGGATAAACAGTGCTGATGTTGGCTTAGAAACGGTGTGAAGCTCTACAAAATGCAATGCTTTGGCAAGAGAAAAAGGCCTCTTTGGCAGGAAGAAACataatttatttagaaatgtagCCTGCTCTCCTCTATACCAATCCATCAGGTGTTTTTGTCCAAGCAGGTTTCTTTAAAATAGGTTCACGCTCAATTAAACGGAGTGGAGCTCTATATGCTGTCTAAATTCATCAAAGCTTTTGGGTTTGAATGATGTTCAAAAGGTCAAGGATAGTTCTGTTTTCTCTGTATCATCTGGGTTTGCTCTTTATTAAATGTCGAAAGTGTTTTTGCTCCGTAGACACGTGCTACGTCCTGTCATTCTCCATCATTATGCTCAATACCAGTCTGCACAACCCCAATGTCAGGGACAAGCCCACTGCTGAGAGATTCATCTCTATGAACCGTGGCATCAATGAAGGTGGTGACCTGCCAGAGGAGCTGCTCAAGGTGAGCCTCACAGAGTAACAAcgataagaaataagaaatatgaACGTGGTCTTAATCCACATGTATGCAGCTGGTCTTCTTTATGTCTAATTTTCATGCAGAATTTATACGAAAGCATTAAAAACGAGCCCTTCAAAATCC is a window encoding:
- the cyth3a gene encoding cytohesin-3 yields the protein MNMDEDSKVPEDLSLAERDELSNIRRRKKELLDDIERLKFEIAEVMTEIEHLTCMGETKTSQRNKQMAIGRKKFNMDPKKGIRFLLDNDLLQHTPEDIAQFLYKGEGLNKTVIGDYLGERDDFNISVLQAFVELHEFADLNLVQALRQFLWSFRLPGEAQKIDRMMEAFASRYCQCNPGVFQSSDTCYVLSFSIIMLNTSLHNPNVRDKPTAERFISMNRGINEGGDLPEELLKNLYESIKNEPFKIPEDDGNDLTHTFFNPDREGWLLKLGGRVKTWKRRWFILTDNCLYYFEYTTDKEPRGIIPLENLSIREVDEPRKPNCFELYNPRHKGQVIKACKTEADGRVVEGNHVVYRISAPTPEEKEEWIKSIRASISRDPFYEMLASRKRRVATKK